From Achromobacter spanius, a single genomic window includes:
- a CDS encoding ketopantoate reductase family protein produces the protein MSQDPIVVWGGGAIGGVVAAKLADAGQDVLLVDVVPAHIEAVRAHGLEIVGPQGERAFSRMKACLASEVEGSFSRIMLSVKGQHTRQAMEMIAPRLRADGWVLALQNGLTEATVADVVGAGRTLGALVNFASDYVGPGRIQFGGLGSLRVGEIDGADSARTREVESLLRHVDPQSSWTDRLMGYKWSKVAIGSLLFTTAMSNDTIVEQLGNRHYLPLWRALCGEVVAVARASGVEPAPFDGFAPGAFTPLASEEDAWAQMQQITDHCRRWVGKPRSGVWRDLAVRKRPTEVDPQITDIVVHGQAAGIETPTISRLIAMIREMEAGERDFGNANLDALMAAAP, from the coding sequence GTGAGTCAGGATCCGATTGTGGTGTGGGGCGGCGGCGCCATTGGCGGCGTGGTGGCGGCAAAGCTGGCGGACGCCGGTCAGGATGTGCTGCTGGTGGACGTGGTGCCGGCGCATATCGAGGCCGTGCGTGCGCACGGGCTTGAGATCGTCGGACCGCAGGGCGAACGCGCGTTTTCGCGGATGAAGGCCTGCCTGGCGTCGGAAGTCGAAGGGTCCTTTTCCCGGATCATGCTTTCGGTCAAGGGCCAGCACACGCGGCAGGCCATGGAAATGATCGCGCCGCGGCTGCGGGCCGACGGTTGGGTGCTGGCGTTGCAGAATGGGCTGACGGAAGCCACCGTCGCGGACGTGGTGGGCGCCGGCCGCACGCTGGGCGCGCTGGTGAATTTCGCTTCCGATTACGTGGGGCCCGGACGCATCCAGTTCGGCGGTCTGGGCAGCCTGCGCGTGGGAGAAATCGACGGCGCGGATTCGGCCCGCACGCGTGAGGTCGAATCGCTGCTGCGCCACGTTGACCCGCAGTCGAGCTGGACTGACCGGTTGATGGGCTACAAGTGGAGCAAGGTGGCGATCGGCTCGCTGCTGTTCACGACCGCGATGTCGAACGACACCATCGTCGAGCAATTGGGCAACCGCCATTATTTGCCGCTGTGGCGCGCACTGTGCGGCGAAGTCGTGGCCGTCGCCCGCGCGAGCGGCGTGGAACCGGCGCCATTCGACGGCTTCGCGCCTGGCGCTTTCACGCCGTTGGCCAGCGAGGAAGACGCGTGGGCGCAGATGCAGCAGATCACGGATCATTGCCGCCGCTGGGTTGGCAAGCCTCGCAGCGGCGTCTGGCGCGACCTGGCTGTGCGCAAGCGCCCGACTGAAGTGGATCCCCAGATCACCGACATCGTGGTCCATGGGCAGGCGGCCGGCATCGAAACACCAACAATCTCTCGCCTGATTGCGATGATCCGGGAGATGGAGGCGGGCGAGCGTGATTTTGGCAATGCCAACCTGGACGCCCTGATGGCGGCCGCGCCATGA
- a CDS encoding LysR family transcriptional regulator, protein MNYRAYEALHAFVEGGSVAQAALRLHRTQPQVSRLLAQLEEEAGFEILRKTGRRLELTDDGHEFYKRVYGLLRAQDAVSDYAEDMRQGRRDRVRVLAANHIIDGLAIEALGRCRLNTPDFTAALNARMPAELQWWLAQQQFDLALVQLPLEHPAIETELLCQSEIVAVMHPGHHYASRKQIGPEDLQTEPYISLGRRSILEQRCLAAFEATNAAAHSELEVSFSTMAIQLAAMNCGIALADPMATLAQRHLDIAVRKFRPTVKLHYGLVFPKGKRRSPATEQLVAALRDVATEKVADLQRLLDET, encoded by the coding sequence ATGAATTACCGCGCCTATGAAGCGTTGCACGCATTTGTCGAAGGGGGTAGCGTCGCGCAGGCCGCGCTGCGGCTGCACCGCACGCAGCCCCAAGTGAGCCGCCTGCTCGCCCAGCTGGAGGAAGAAGCCGGATTCGAGATCCTGCGCAAGACCGGCCGCCGTCTGGAACTTACCGACGATGGCCACGAGTTCTACAAGCGCGTTTACGGACTGCTTCGGGCGCAGGACGCGGTTTCCGATTACGCGGAGGACATGCGGCAGGGCCGACGCGACCGGGTGCGGGTCCTGGCGGCCAACCACATCATCGACGGTCTCGCCATCGAAGCGCTGGGGCGTTGCCGGCTCAACACGCCGGACTTCACGGCCGCGCTCAATGCGCGCATGCCCGCCGAACTGCAATGGTGGCTCGCGCAGCAGCAATTCGACCTGGCGCTTGTCCAATTGCCGCTGGAACACCCCGCCATCGAAACCGAACTGCTGTGCCAGAGCGAGATCGTCGCGGTCATGCACCCGGGACACCACTACGCCAGCCGCAAGCAGATCGGCCCTGAAGACCTGCAGACCGAGCCCTACATCAGCCTGGGCCGGCGCAGCATACTCGAGCAGCGGTGCCTTGCCGCCTTCGAGGCCACCAACGCCGCTGCGCACAGCGAACTTGAGGTGTCTTTCAGCACGATGGCCATCCAGCTTGCGGCCATGAATTGCGGCATCGCGCTAGCCGACCCGATGGCTACACTAGCGCAACGGCACCTGGACATAGCGGTCCGCAAGTTCCGTCCCACCGTCAAGCTGCACTATGGGCTGGTCTTCCCAAAAGGCAAACGCCGCAGCCCCGCCACCGAGCAGCTCGTCGCAGCGCTGCGCGACGTGGCAACTGAGAAGGTTGCGGACCTGCAAAGACTACTCGACGAAACATGA
- a CDS encoding HD domain-containing protein: MLKLAQTGRLEQQLAFLREIDRLKTVVRQSPLLDKSRKENSAEHSWHLAMYALVLSEYASGAVDTTRVMQMLLLHDIVEIDVGDVPIHGTTGHDIQAAKESEAAARLFGLLPAPQGDAFLALWHEFERAETDDARFAKALDRFQPLLINVFTEGGTWTESGVSLEQVFARYGPAIQRGAPQLWSVCEAWVTRHFSAH, translated from the coding sequence ATGTTGAAACTTGCGCAAACCGGCAGACTGGAACAGCAGCTCGCATTCCTGCGCGAGATCGACCGGCTCAAGACGGTCGTGCGCCAGTCACCGTTGCTGGACAAGAGCCGCAAGGAAAACTCCGCCGAGCACTCCTGGCACCTCGCCATGTACGCGCTTGTTTTAAGCGAATACGCCAGCGGCGCCGTCGACACGACACGCGTCATGCAGATGCTGCTGTTGCACGACATTGTCGAAATCGACGTCGGGGATGTCCCCATCCACGGCACAACCGGCCACGACATTCAGGCCGCCAAGGAATCCGAAGCCGCGGCGCGGCTGTTCGGCCTGCTGCCCGCGCCGCAAGGCGATGCCTTCCTGGCGCTCTGGCACGAGTTCGAACGGGCCGAAACCGACGACGCCAGATTTGCCAAGGCGCTGGACCGCTTTCAGCCCTTGCTGATCAACGTCTTCACGGAAGGCGGGACGTGGACCGAAAGCGGCGTGTCGTTGGAACAAGTCTTCGCGCGGTACGGCCCGGCCATCCAGCGCGGCGCGCCGCAGCTGTGGTCGGTGTGCGAGGCATGGGTGACGCGGCATTTTTCAGCGCATTAG
- a CDS encoding Bug family tripartite tricarboxylate transporter substrate binding protein, which yields MKRSSVTIAALLLSLGMASAQAADAYPAKPITIVYPYAPGSASDTLTRLLADAMSKKLGQPVIVDSKPGAGGSIATEHVVRAAPDGYTLLLSASGTIAVNPHIYKLRYNPVEDLAQISIAVEVPFVFVVGKDFPAQDYASFKTLSAQKPGGLTSANAGLGTQAHLTQAAFARLAAVNLSIIGYKGAAPAVNDILGGHVDSMMDNAASQIPYVTSGKTTALFVTSDYRFEGYPKVPTAKELGITGLVPAGWFGLAAPKGTPQAAIDTVQKALATTLEEPDVQRKLKELGWVIVGNTPAQALERARADYTRLGQVVRDIDLKPN from the coding sequence ATGAAACGCTCAAGCGTCACGATTGCTGCATTGCTGTTGTCGCTGGGAATGGCGTCTGCCCAAGCGGCGGATGCCTATCCGGCCAAGCCCATTACGATCGTCTATCCGTATGCGCCGGGTTCGGCATCGGATACCTTGACGCGCCTGTTGGCCGATGCCATGTCCAAGAAACTGGGTCAGCCAGTCATCGTGGACAGCAAGCCGGGCGCCGGCGGCTCCATCGCGACCGAGCATGTCGTGCGGGCCGCACCCGACGGCTACACGCTGCTGCTCAGCGCCAGCGGCACCATCGCGGTCAATCCTCACATCTACAAGCTACGCTACAACCCGGTCGAGGACTTGGCGCAGATCTCCATCGCGGTGGAAGTGCCGTTCGTGTTTGTCGTCGGCAAGGACTTTCCGGCGCAGGACTATGCCTCTTTCAAGACGCTCAGCGCGCAGAAGCCGGGCGGCCTGACCTCGGCCAATGCAGGACTGGGCACCCAGGCCCATCTGACGCAGGCGGCGTTCGCGCGGCTGGCTGCCGTCAACCTCAGCATCATCGGCTACAAAGGCGCGGCGCCGGCAGTCAACGACATTCTGGGCGGACATGTGGACTCGATGATGGACAACGCCGCCTCGCAGATTCCGTATGTCACGTCGGGCAAGACGACCGCGCTGTTCGTGACCAGCGACTACCGGTTCGAGGGCTACCCCAAGGTGCCCACGGCCAAGGAATTGGGCATTACGGGTTTGGTGCCCGCGGGATGGTTCGGACTTGCGGCGCCCAAAGGCACGCCGCAAGCTGCCATCGACACGGTGCAAAAGGCGTTGGCGACCACGCTTGAAGAACCCGATGTCCAGCGCAAGCTCAAGGAACTGGGGTGGGTGATCGTCGGCAACACGCCGGCGCAGGCGCTGGAACGGGCGCGGGCCGACTACACGCGGCTGGGGCAAGTCGTTCGAGACATTGACTTGAAACCGAACTAA
- a CDS encoding GAF domain-containing protein produces MGGTPQNACPRFNGIHAVMRSSDLTSQALALDSVATALMQDSQPESGLDALAAALSARIGYRLFTVLVLDRQAGLSRRFYSSEPDAYPTDGAKPIRTDSDFYAQVVELGRPRICADRSACKAAFPDHERIFALDCESAVNVPVRWDGQTIASLNLLHQAGWYREAMFSELGWYAALAIPVIQKIIHTAR; encoded by the coding sequence ATGGGGGGAACGCCCCAAAATGCCTGTCCACGATTCAACGGGATTCATGCGGTGATGCGTTCAAGTGATTTGACTTCGCAGGCGCTGGCGCTGGATAGCGTGGCCACGGCCTTGATGCAGGACTCGCAGCCGGAAAGCGGCCTGGACGCCCTGGCGGCGGCGCTGTCTGCGCGCATTGGCTACCGGCTGTTCACCGTGTTGGTCCTTGACCGGCAGGCAGGACTGAGCCGCCGGTTCTATTCGAGTGAGCCCGATGCCTACCCGACCGACGGCGCCAAGCCCATCCGCACGGACAGCGACTTCTATGCCCAGGTCGTGGAGCTGGGTCGGCCCCGGATTTGCGCGGATCGCAGTGCCTGCAAGGCGGCGTTTCCCGACCATGAGCGCATCTTTGCCCTGGATTGCGAAAGCGCGGTCAACGTGCCCGTGCGTTGGGACGGCCAGACCATCGCCTCATTGAACTTGCTGCATCAGGCCGGATGGTACCGGGAAGCGATGTTTTCCGAGCTTGGCTGGTACGCGGCGCTTGCCATTCCCGTCATACAAAAGATTATTCACACAGCCCGATAA
- a CDS encoding LysR substrate-binding domain-containing protein, whose amino-acid sequence MDTAPTDLSWTRRLKLRHLQVLAALESAGTVTAAAKAMHMTQPALSHWLSDMEDLVGTPLFLRGRTLELTEAGRALWRYACRVLGDTARTGEEIEAVKGGVAGHLHIGTILSAAPVLLPRAIAALHQRAPNVQFELVEGLLEPLMERVERREIDLIIGPLDVRASRSGLCTEWLMTDSFSVVARRGHPLAELAAPRWEDTGGYPWVLPPPGTLSRVRLDQAVADAGMAPPKPAVETSSLVALLSMLQDRDYIATLASSVAHMYEQLNLIRILRMPSRLEFGPIGMLWAADSPSIVLPALRETLRDEARSLLDIAGAAPAAT is encoded by the coding sequence ATGGATACCGCCCCCACCGACCTTTCCTGGACCCGCCGGCTCAAGCTGCGCCATCTGCAGGTCCTCGCCGCACTGGAAAGCGCCGGCACCGTCACCGCGGCCGCCAAGGCCATGCACATGACCCAGCCGGCGCTATCGCATTGGTTGAGCGACATGGAAGACCTGGTCGGCACGCCGCTTTTCCTGCGCGGCCGCACCCTGGAATTGACCGAGGCCGGACGCGCGCTGTGGCGCTACGCCTGCCGCGTGCTCGGTGACACGGCCCGCACCGGAGAGGAAATCGAAGCGGTCAAGGGCGGCGTGGCGGGCCACCTGCATATCGGAACGATTCTTTCCGCGGCTCCTGTCCTGCTGCCGCGCGCCATCGCGGCGCTGCATCAGCGCGCGCCCAACGTGCAGTTCGAGCTGGTCGAAGGCCTGCTGGAACCTTTGATGGAGCGCGTCGAACGCCGTGAAATCGACCTCATCATCGGCCCCCTGGACGTGCGCGCCAGCCGATCCGGGCTGTGCACCGAATGGCTGATGACCGACTCGTTCAGCGTCGTCGCCCGGCGCGGCCATCCACTTGCCGAACTGGCGGCGCCCCGATGGGAAGACACCGGCGGCTATCCCTGGGTCCTGCCGCCTCCTGGCACGCTGTCGCGCGTGCGGCTGGATCAGGCGGTTGCCGATGCCGGCATGGCGCCGCCCAAGCCTGCGGTGGAAACCAGTTCGCTGGTGGCGTTGTTGTCGATGCTCCAGGATCGCGACTATATCGCCACGCTGGCTAGTTCGGTCGCGCACATGTATGAACAGCTCAACCTCATCCGCATACTGCGCATGCCATCGCGCCTGGAGTTCGGGCCCATCGGAATGCTGTGGGCAGCGGACTCGCCCAGCATCGTCCTGCCCGCCTTGCGGGAGACGCTGCGTGACGAGGCCCGCAGCCTCCTCGATATTGCCGGAGCAGCCCCCGCCGCTACTTGA
- a CDS encoding M24 family metallopeptidase has protein sequence MPKLTNAVWRYRLDKMNTLMDELAVDAIVFTSADFFQFATNFHTDVLPWERPIFAVVPRSGDPFLVMNELSTHHMRFSQEQGKVWITDISYYAEHPRVTNRLPLIGQLPELVAARLKGAGLARSRIAVEGGSPVLAQVARILPEIVLRPATPECRSLRWQKHEEELAVMAAAASISDWIQDRYRENIQPGRLVQELDFAMASLFVQEAAKRFPGEHFEVIRCWTLSGPASASPHGDGASCGARIKEGDVLVNIVIPRLNGLTIENERTWFCGTPSAEQVRLWSAAKAANEAAIAAARTGNPVCMIDAAAQAEIEKAGFADFIRHRTGHAVGIIHHEYPEDMAFCQRPLLPNEVYSAEPGIYAYGIGGFRLDDTVVVGDTPRVLTNTPKTLEYATVK, from the coding sequence ATGCCCAAACTCACCAATGCTGTCTGGCGCTACCGGCTGGACAAGATGAACACGCTGATGGACGAACTGGCCGTCGACGCCATCGTCTTCACGTCGGCCGACTTTTTCCAGTTTGCGACCAACTTCCACACGGACGTGCTGCCCTGGGAGCGTCCGATCTTTGCGGTGGTGCCGCGCAGCGGCGATCCCTTCCTCGTCATGAACGAGCTGTCCACGCACCATATGCGGTTTTCGCAGGAGCAGGGCAAGGTGTGGATCACCGACATCAGCTACTACGCCGAGCACCCGCGTGTGACGAACCGGCTGCCGCTGATCGGCCAGCTCCCGGAGCTGGTGGCCGCAAGGCTGAAGGGGGCGGGACTGGCGCGCTCGCGGATTGCGGTCGAAGGCGGCAGCCCGGTGCTGGCGCAGGTGGCACGCATCCTGCCCGAGATCGTGTTGCGGCCGGCGACGCCGGAGTGCCGGTCGCTGCGCTGGCAGAAGCACGAAGAGGAACTGGCGGTCATGGCGGCCGCGGCGTCCATTTCGGACTGGATTCAAGACCGCTACCGCGAGAACATCCAGCCGGGCCGCCTGGTGCAGGAGCTGGACTTCGCGATGGCTTCTCTGTTTGTGCAGGAAGCCGCCAAGCGCTTTCCCGGAGAGCATTTCGAGGTGATCCGGTGCTGGACCCTGAGCGGCCCGGCCTCTGCCTCACCGCACGGCGACGGCGCGTCATGCGGCGCGCGCATCAAGGAAGGGGATGTGCTGGTCAACATCGTAATTCCCCGGCTCAATGGCTTGACCATCGAAAACGAGCGCACCTGGTTCTGCGGCACGCCATCGGCCGAGCAGGTCCGGTTGTGGTCGGCGGCAAAGGCGGCGAACGAAGCCGCCATTGCTGCCGCACGCACGGGCAATCCTGTTTGCATGATCGACGCGGCGGCGCAGGCCGAGATCGAGAAAGCCGGGTTCGCTGATTTCATCCGGCATCGGACCGGACACGCGGTGGGCATCATCCATCACGAATACCCCGAAGACATGGCGTTCTGCCAGCGGCCGTTGTTGCCCAATGAGGTGTATTCGGCCGAGCCGGGCATCTACGCCTACGGTATCGGCGGCTTCCGGCTGGACGACACGGTGGTCGTGGGCGACACGCCGCGTGTGCTGACCAATACGCCCAAGACCCTGGAATACGCGACGGTCAAGTAG
- a CDS encoding Bug family tripartite tricarboxylate transporter substrate binding protein, whose translation MQVSFLARACRVAGVACALLASTAAVAADYPARPIKLVVPQAAGGGTDVIGRLWADYLSRQLQTPVVVENRPGANGILASSYVAKQPADGYTVLVSGISYLAFNPHMYKDLPYQPARDFDGISLLVNTPFLLVAGTQTGIRSLDELVQQAKANPGALNFASAGKGNSTHLVVEMLAKRMGMALTHVPYNGAAAGLTSVMANQTQLMADVLNTGAVQAKAGKVVPLAVVGATRAASVPDVPTLGELGLADFPLPGWYALIAPKGTPAHAIDRLNAETRRFFDDPAVKARLQELQLEPLPSAPETVAQWTQRDSATWGPLIRQLGLGND comes from the coding sequence ATGCAGGTAAGTTTTCTGGCGCGCGCCTGCCGGGTGGCAGGGGTTGCGTGCGCGTTGTTGGCAAGCACGGCGGCAGTGGCAGCGGATTATCCGGCGCGGCCGATCAAGCTGGTGGTGCCGCAAGCGGCGGGGGGCGGGACTGATGTTATCGGGCGCTTGTGGGCCGATTACCTGTCGCGCCAATTGCAGACGCCCGTGGTCGTGGAGAACCGTCCCGGCGCCAATGGCATCCTGGCGTCGAGTTACGTCGCCAAGCAGCCGGCGGACGGCTACACGGTGCTGGTCAGCGGGATCTCCTATCTGGCCTTCAACCCGCATATGTACAAGGACCTGCCATACCAGCCCGCGCGGGATTTCGATGGCATCAGCCTGCTGGTCAACACGCCGTTCCTGCTGGTCGCGGGCACGCAGACGGGCATCCGCTCGCTGGACGAACTGGTGCAGCAGGCCAAGGCAAATCCCGGCGCGTTGAACTTTGCATCGGCGGGCAAGGGCAACTCCACGCATCTGGTCGTGGAGATGCTTGCCAAGCGCATGGGCATGGCGCTCACGCACGTGCCGTACAACGGCGCGGCCGCCGGCCTGACCAGCGTCATGGCGAACCAGACGCAGCTGATGGCTGACGTCCTGAACACCGGCGCGGTGCAGGCCAAGGCCGGCAAGGTTGTCCCGCTGGCCGTCGTGGGCGCCACGCGTGCGGCGAGCGTGCCGGATGTGCCGACGCTGGGTGAACTTGGCCTGGCCGACTTTCCGCTGCCCGGCTGGTATGCGCTGATCGCGCCCAAGGGCACGCCTGCCCACGCCATTGATCGGCTCAACGCCGAAACCCGCCGCTTTTTCGACGATCCCGCCGTCAAGGCGCGTCTGCAGGAATTGCAGCTGGAACCGCTGCCTTCCGCGCCGGAAACGGTTGCGCAATGGACGCAGCGCGATAGCGCCACCTGGGGACCGTTGATCCGCCAGCTTGGCCTCGGCAACGACTGA